One window of the bacterium genome contains the following:
- a CDS encoding YraN family protein — protein sequence MPTPPANPTNFASAADTRAKGRIAESAAVRWLEREGYEILDTNFAIRAGEIDVIAIEPNTDGDTLCFIEIKARRVAHFGPAIGAVTPHKQRRIARVAGAYLGRSKWTGPCRFDVLGMDRGEDGWRFTLLRDAFGAG from the coding sequence ATGCCCACTCCGCCCGCAAACCCCACCAACTTCGCCAGCGCCGCCGACACTCGCGCCAAAGGCAGAATCGCCGAGTCCGCGGCCGTCCGCTGGCTCGAGCGCGAGGGCTACGAGATTCTCGACACCAACTTCGCCATTCGCGCCGGCGAGATCGACGTCATCGCGATCGAGCCCAACACCGACGGCGACACCCTCTGCTTCATCGAGATCAAGGCCCGTCGCGTAGCCCACTTCGGCCCGGCGATCGGCGCGGTGACGCCACACAAACAGCGTCGGATTGCCCGAGTCGCGGGCGCCTATCTCGGTCGCTCGAAATGGACCGGCCCCTGCCGCTTCGACGTCCTGGGCATGGACCGAGGCGAGGATGGCTGGCGGTTCACCCTTTTGCGCGATGCGTTCGGGGCGGGGTAG